The genome window TTACTTTTTTATTAAATTTTTTTTAATAAGTTAGTTAGTTTTATAATAAAATATCCTATAAAATTTTTTTTTTATAGTTTGTTTAATATTTTAAAAAATAAGAAAAAAAAGTGGAGGTGGTGAATTAGTAAATATTTCTTATTGATTTTTGTATGCTATGATATCTTCAATTGTTATTAGTGGCATATCATGTTCTTTTGAGAATACTTCAAGTTCTGGTTTTCTTGCCATTGTTCCATTAGAATTTGTTATTTCACATAGTACTCCCATTGGTTTTAGATTAGCTAATTTCATTAAATCAACTATTGCCTCGGTATGTCCTTGACGTTCATCTAGTAGTCCATCTCGTGCTCTTAGTGGGAAGACGTGTCCTGGATGATTTAAGTCAGATGATTTTGCATCATCAGCTACACATGCTTTGATTGTTGTTACTCTATCATGTGCACTTACTCCTGTTGTTACTCCTTCTGCTGCTTCTATTGTTATGGTAAATCCTGTTCCATATGTACTTGTGTTATCATCTACCATTAGTGGTAATTCTAATTTATCTGCATCAGAGTTTGTCATACATAGGCATACTATTCCACTACCTTCTCGTATTAGAAGTGCCATTTGTGGTTCTGTTATGCTTTCTGCTGCAAAGAACATATCTCCTTCATTTTCACGGTCTTCATTATCTGTTACAATGATTCCTTTTCCTTGTTTTAGATATTCTAGTGCATTTTCTACTTTTTGTATTTGATTCATTGTCATTTTTTTCATGTGCTCCATATTTTTTTTTTAATATTATGTAATGATTAATTAGGTAAGGGAGGT of Methanosphaera cuniculi contains these proteins:
- the ribB gene encoding 3,4-dihydroxy-2-butanone-4-phosphate synthase, producing the protein MTMNQIQKVENALEYLKQGKGIIVTDNEDRENEGDMFFAAESITEPQMALLIREGSGIVCLCMTNSDADKLELPLMVDDNTSTYGTGFTITIEAAEGVTTGVSAHDRVTTIKACVADDAKSSDLNHPGHVFPLRARDGLLDERQGHTEAIVDLMKLANLKPMGVLCEITNSNGTMARKPELEVFSKEHDMPLITIEDIIAYKNQ